From the Hyphomicrobium sp. ghe19 genome, one window contains:
- the metZ gene encoding O-succinylhomoserine sulfhydrylase: MANDEQFPSNNPAWRPATALVHGGITRSEWGETSEALHLTQGFVYKSAEQAEARFKQEDPGFQYTRFGNPTISMFEDRLKIFEGAEECRATATGMAAVTASMLSYMRTGDHVVAARALFGSCRYIVETLCPRFGIEATLVDGKDLDAWRNAVRPNTKMFFFETPSNPALELVDIAAVCKIARDNGILSIVDNVFATPMLQRPLALGADIVVYSTTKHIDGQGRCLGGAVLGKSEFITKYVQEWVRQTGPSMSPFNAWVMLKGLETLPIRVKAQCETSAKIADLLAGLKGVTRVIYPGRADHPQAALAQKQMPGGGQMIAFEVEGGKQGAFRCLNALRLIRLSNNLGDAKSLVTHPATTTHFKLTPEQRSELGISDGMIRLSIGLEAVEDLADDLTNAVKRVTG; the protein is encoded by the coding sequence ATGGCGAATGACGAACAGTTCCCGTCCAATAACCCGGCTTGGCGGCCCGCCACGGCGCTCGTCCATGGCGGCATCACCCGGTCCGAATGGGGCGAGACTTCCGAAGCCCTCCATCTGACGCAGGGCTTCGTCTACAAAAGCGCAGAGCAGGCCGAGGCGCGCTTCAAGCAGGAAGACCCCGGGTTCCAATACACCCGCTTCGGAAACCCGACGATCTCGATGTTCGAAGATCGCCTGAAGATTTTCGAGGGCGCAGAAGAGTGCCGCGCCACCGCAACGGGCATGGCCGCCGTTACCGCCTCGATGCTCTCATATATGAGAACCGGCGATCACGTCGTCGCCGCGCGGGCGCTCTTCGGCTCGTGCCGTTATATCGTCGAGACGCTCTGTCCGCGTTTCGGCATCGAAGCGACTCTCGTCGATGGCAAAGACCTCGACGCCTGGCGCAACGCCGTTCGCCCGAACACCAAGATGTTCTTCTTCGAGACGCCATCCAATCCGGCTCTCGAGTTGGTCGACATCGCCGCAGTCTGCAAGATCGCGCGCGATAACGGCATCCTGTCCATCGTCGACAACGTATTCGCAACGCCGATGCTGCAGCGGCCGTTGGCGCTCGGCGCCGACATCGTCGTCTATTCGACGACGAAGCACATCGACGGCCAGGGCCGCTGCCTCGGCGGCGCCGTTCTCGGCAAAAGCGAATTCATCACCAAATACGTTCAGGAATGGGTCCGCCAGACCGGCCCGTCCATGAGCCCGTTCAATGCCTGGGTCATGCTGAAGGGCCTCGAAACGCTGCCCATTCGCGTCAAAGCTCAATGCGAAACGTCCGCCAAAATTGCTGACCTTCTGGCCGGCCTGAAGGGCGTGACCCGGGTGATATACCCGGGACGGGCGGATCATCCCCAGGCGGCGCTTGCACAGAAGCAGATGCCGGGCGGCGGCCAAATGATCGCCTTCGAGGTCGAGGGTGGTAAACAGGGCGCCTTCCGGTGCCTCAACGCGCTCCGTTTGATCAGGCTTTCGAATAACCTGGGCGACGCGAAAAGCCTTGTCACGCATCCCGCGACGACGACCCATTTCAAGCTGACGCCGGAGCAACGCTCGGAACTCGGCATTAGTGATGGTATGATCCGTCTCTCGATCGGACTTGAAGCAGTCGAAGATTTAGCAGACGATCTCACTAATGCGGTGAAGAGGGTCACGGGGTAA